TTGTGATATGAGGATTTACAAGTTGATGATTGTCGAGGTTTAGTTGCCACTATGTTTCTGATTCTGAACTTTTGCCTTAAATGGCATGTATGaagtttcaaattttttgattGCTGGTTGCGTATTATTGGCTTCAACTGTATGCATATTTATTTCTGGGTAATGTCAGTTTGACTCCTTTAGTTGGATTTCAAAAAATGATTGCACTTGAGTTATGAAATATGGATGTGAGGAATTATGATGCCGATTATTTGTGTCTGAGTTCCGTATTGGTTGGTAAAAATATCAGTTTTTAGAAATTATGATTGAGAAAATTTGTGTCAGATTCTCTTGTTCCTCTTcttataaattttgttaaatCTTTTTCACATTGACAGTGCTGAAATCATGTCAATGTTTTATGAAAATTTTTCCTCATTTGTTTGTTGCAGTTCATCGGTCAAACTACATGTTAAGTGGTTTCTAAGGCAACCATTTGATAAGGTGAGTGCCACTCGCCTACTCGGTTTCTTTAGCCTGGATTATTTACATCATGGTGTCCTAAACCTGGTCATGGCTACTTGATATGTTTCCTTCTGGTGATTTGAAGTCTTTGCATAGTATATAACTGTACCAactgagttttttctttttttttttttcattgtagGAACAAAATGATTACACATGATCCAGATCCAGATGTAGTTCGATGGGGTCTCCATCATATTAATGTTTGTGCAATTCCTAATGTTGGTTCAGGTAGTGTTACACAATATGAAACAGACGGAAGTCAAGTTGGGTATATTAGTGAAGGTTATGATGGTAGTGTGGCACAGCATGAAACAGGCAGATGTCAATTGCGGTTTATGAGAGAAGGTTATGATAAAGTATTATATACAAATGTAGATAATGATGCAGTCATTGCACGTGCTTTCCAAGAAGAACTTTCACGAGTTGCCGCTGCTGAAGCATCTGGAATGTATAATTCTGAGAAGGAATCCATTGTTCAACAGAACTGGCGTTCTCATCATGGAAGACATGCTACTTCTGGTGGGGAAAATGGTTCTGCTGTGtcatagtattttttttatatgcacTCCCTTTGTTCAGTCTAGTGACATTGACAATTTATAGGTGATAACAAAGATCAGCAAGGGAGAGACGGTGAAagcaaaaaccaaaaacaggtagATGAGCATtgggaaaaggaagaagaaaataaggttTCCATCAAAATGAAAAGTAAAGAGGGTGGTGAAATGCGAATTTCCGGTCCATCTTTAAATAGGCCAGAGACGTCAAACTCTGTTGATACCTTATTTGGTTCCTTAGACATAGTGGATGAGTCAGCTCTTGATGGTGAACTAGGCAAGAGGTTGAATGACATGGTCCCTGTTCCTGTAAGTATAAAATTTGTGGGTTGTATTATTCCCGTCAAATGGATAATCTATTTGTTAAACGGCTACCACAAGGGCAAAAGCtcttttttttgagttttggttGTTTGTTAGTGAGATGATTTAATTGTTGTTTGGAGAAGGCTATTGTTGCAACAAATTCCAAACTGGTAAAGCAATTGATTCAAATGAATGGCAAAATTTTTTGCAGCATGTTCCTAAAATAAATGGAGAGTTACCATCACCTGATGAAGAGATATCAGATCACCAAAGACTGCTCGACAGGTCATTTTGATGAATTCTCAGTCACA
This genomic window from Tripterygium wilfordii isolate XIE 37 chromosome 9, ASM1340144v1, whole genome shotgun sequence contains:
- the LOC120005748 gene encoding OVARIAN TUMOR DOMAIN-containing deubiquitinating enzyme 9-like, whose protein sequence is MITHDPDPDVVRWGLHHINVCAIPNVGSGSVTQYETDGSQVGYISEGYDGSVAQHETGRCQLRFMREGYDKVLYTNVDNDAVIARAFQEELSRVAAAEASGMYNSEKESIVQQNWRSHHGRHATSGDNKDQQGRDGESKNQKQVDEHWEKEEENKVSIKMKSKEGGEMRISGPSLNRPETSNSVDTLFGSLDIVDESALDGELGKRLNDMVPVPHVPKINGELPSPDEEISDHQRLLDRLQLYDLVENKVQGDGNCQFRSLSDQLYRSSDHHRFVREQIVNQLKTHPDLYEGYVPMAYDGYLKKMSKTGEWGDHVTLQAAADWFGVKIFVITSFKNTCYIEILPSMLKSKRVIFLSFWAEVHYNSIYPEGEMPLVEKKKKKWWML